Proteins from a single region of Carassius carassius chromosome 25, fCarCar2.1, whole genome shotgun sequence:
- the LOC132104419 gene encoding uncharacterized protein LOC132104419, with translation MTAVVGRVWGWVSPANLYSSWGNNAKPEKPTTTEIQTRSRWGLWGLTAWVWRGKNTKEDQKTITEEFWEAEETIKPLDIEELRADVEIEKAAAQSPSHWWSRMLPSRYFFWPRWSVSSMLRQQKCAGWSEGTWDGDVVDGQSDYGTPPPSPMPQKSAFQFFSHSWTGEIMPEHYDICFNFLRHFFDLFVVGFLTTVSPPTKFTLDVLGVQGALKLWLHGMAMFLVSSVGMAGLLWVVQEYLLLFALVYGIVQALVISVSVRQSEASAEGDDGKADGEDRESEEEQIDIWEQNEPQQTADESKKGVTQSS, from the coding sequence ATGACCGCAGTTGTAGGGCGAGTTTGGGGGTGGGTCAGTCCAGCGAATCTGTACTCCTCATGGGGCAATAATGCCAAACCTGAGAAACCCACAACAACGGAGATTCAGACTAGAAGCAGATGGGGCTTATGGGGACTTACTGCCTGGGTTTGGAGGGGCAAGAACACCAAAGAGGACCAAAAGACAATCACTGAGGAATTCTGGGAGGCAGAGGAGACTATCAAGCCATTGGACATTGAAGAGCTGAGGGCTGATGTTGAGATTGAGAAAGCAGCCGCCCAAAGCCCCTCGCACTGGTGGAGCCGAATGCTTCCATCCAGATACTTTTTCTGGCCCCGATGGTCGGTGTCCTCCATGCTCCGCCAGCAGAAATGTGCCGGGTGGAGTGAAGGTACATGGGACGGTGATGTAGTCGATGGGCAATCAGACTATGGGACACCCCCTCCGTCCCCCATGCCACAGAAATCTGCATTCCAGTTCTTTTCTCACTCGTGGACGGGGGAAATCATGCCTGAGCACTACGATATTTGCTTTAATTTCCTCCGCCACTTCTTTGACTTGTTTGTGGTGGGCTTCCTGACCACCGTATCTCCTCCGACCAAGTTTACTTTGGACGTGCTGGGGGTGCAGGGCGCCCTGAAGCTGTGGCTCCATGGGATGGCCATGTTTCTGGTGTCGTCTGTTGGGATGGCCGGACTGCTGTGGGTGGTACAGGAGTACCTGCTGCTGTTTGCGCTGGTCTATGGTATCGTGCAAGCGCTGGTCATCTCTGTCAGTGTACGCCAGAGTGAGGCTTCGGCAGAGGGGGATGATGGGAAAGCTGACGGagaagacagagagagcgaggagGAACAGATTGACATTTGGGAGCAGAATGAGCCACAGCAGACAGCTGATGAAAGCAAGAAAGGAGTTACACAAAGCAGCTGA